A genome region from endosymbiont of Acanthamoeba sp. UWC8 includes the following:
- a CDS encoding flagellar basal body-associated FliL family protein, translating to MAAEEKEKEQPENDKEGVTEDEQTEVEGSSASPPKSRKKKIIFIAVFLILLLSTGGGILFYLKQQKTEEDKRKIEQKAAEKEIAYFDLDEILMNLNTGGKGQGFLKLKITLQVTGSKNLDAVKMHSPKIRDTFIIYLRELRPEDMQGSIALYKLKTEMLLRVNKIVYPAQINDILFKDVFVQ from the coding sequence ATGGCAGCTGAAGAAAAAGAAAAGGAACAACCTGAAAATGATAAGGAAGGGGTCACTGAAGATGAGCAAACCGAAGTAGAAGGCTCTTCAGCTTCGCCTCCTAAAAGTCGTAAGAAAAAAATTATATTTATAGCTGTGTTTCTTATCCTGCTGCTTAGTACGGGCGGGGGAATTCTATTTTATTTAAAGCAGCAAAAAACTGAGGAAGATAAGAGAAAAATAGAGCAAAAAGCTGCCGAAAAAGAAATAGCTTATTTTGATCTCGATGAAATACTAATGAATTTGAACACCGGAGGTAAAGGCCAGGGATTCTTAAAACTTAAAATAACTCTTCAAGTAACCGGAAGTAAAAACCTTGACGCAGTAAAAATGCATTCACCTAAGATTAGGGATACATTTATAATATATCTGAGAGAATTGAGACCTGAAGATATGCAAGGTTCTATAGCCCTATATAAATTGAAAACTGAAATGTTATTAAGGGTTAACAAAATTGTATATCCCGCCCAGATTAATGATATCCTATTTAAAGATGTATTTGTTCAGTAA